GTGGGTGGTGTCGGGGTACGCGCTCACCTTCGGGCTGGTGCTGGTGCCCGCCGGAAGGTTCGGCGACATGCGCGGCCGGCGCAACGTGTTCGTCTTCGGGGTCGCCCTGTTCACCCTGGCCAGCGCGGCGGCCGGGATCACCCAGAGCTCGACCTGGCTGGTCATCGCGCGGCTCGTCCAGGGGATCGCCGGCGGGGTGATCAACCCGCAGGTCAGCGGCCTGATCCAGCAGCTCTTCCGGGGCTCGGAACGGGGCCGGGCGTTCGGGCTGCTGGGCGCCACCATCGGCATCTCGACCGCGGTCGGCCCGCTGCTCGGCGGGCTGCTCATCCACCTGGGCGGCGACCAGGACGGCTGGCGGCTTGTCTTCTACGTCAACGTGCCGATCGGCGTCCTGGCCATCCTGCCGGCCTACCGCTACATCCCCGCCAGGGGCCGGGAGCGGCGACGGCGGCAGAGCGTCGACCCGGTGGGCGTGCTGCTGCTCGCCGTCGGCGTGGTGCTGGTGCTGCTGCCGTTCGTGGAGGGGCAGCAGTGGCAGGGCCAGGGCAAATGGCTGCTGCCCGCGGCCGGGATCGCGGTGCTCGCCGGTTTCGTGGCCTGGGAGCGCCGGTACGGGCGGCGTAGCGATCCGGTCGTCAACCTTTCGCTGTTCGGCAGGCGCTCGTACGCCTTCGGCGCCCTGATCGCGGCGCTCTACTTCGCCGGCTTCACCGCGATCTTCTTCATCCTCACCCTCTACCTGCAGGAGGGTCTGGGGTATCCGCCCCTGGAGGCGGGCCTGGCGAGCACGCCGTTCGCGGCGGGATCGGTGGCGGCCTCGGTGCTGGGCGGCAGGCTCGTCACCCGGTTCGGCCGCCCGATGGTGGCGGCGGGGCTGGTGACGGTCGCCGTCGGGCTGGCCGTCACGGAACTCGCCGTACGACTGGTCCCCGGCCAGCACGTGGCCTGGGCCATCGCGCTGCCTCTGCTCGTCACCGGCCTGGGCAGCGGCCTGGTGATCTCCCCGAACCAGACGCTGACCCTGTCGGAGGTGCCGGTCGCGGAGGCGGGCACCGCCGGCGGCGTGCTGCAGACGGGCCAGCGTCTGGGCGCCGCCATGGGCATCGCGGCGATCGGCTCGGTGTTCTTCGGCACGGTCGCCTCCTCGCACGGCGACGACGCCCTGGCGTTCCGGCACGCGCTGCTGGTCACCATCGGCTTCGTGCTGGCCGCACTGGCCGTGGCACTCGCCGACGTGGCCGCCGCCCGCCGCGGGGCGGTCGCCGCCCGATGAACCGGTACGGCGGGCGGGAGTGGGGGCCGCCCGCCGTACCTCGGTCAGGTGAACCCGCTCGGATGCCTGTTTCCGTGCGGGCCCGAGGGAACTGCTGACACCTACAACGGTTGAGGGGTGCCTCGGCCTCGCTGTACTCACTCATCGCAAACCCCTGACTGCCTCTGTGTGAGCATCTACAATCTCTGCGTGACCATTTACACTGGGAGCATGAGCGGACCGGCGGACGCATCCGGCGCGGAGGCAATCGACTACGAGGCCATCCGGCGGCGTTTTCCCTGGGTCGGCTGCTTCGACAGCGGCGAGGACGACCTCTCGTCCCGTTACCGCGACATGATGGCCGAGGCCCTCCGTGACCGAGAGATCGTTGAAGCGATCGACGCCGCCCGGCATCGTCCGTGAAGAAACTTCTCTGCGATTCAGGCCCGTTGATCGCCACCAGCGATCGAAGGGACACCCATCACAGCCGATGTGTCCAGATGCTTGGGTCCTGGCCGGGAAGCCTGGTGATTCCCGAACCGGTTCTCGGAGAGACCTGCAACTTTCTCCGGAACAACATACGGCGCGGCGCCTTCCTCGAAGCGACGCTGCTCGAACAGTTGACCGCCGGCGACTACGAGATCGTGAACCCCACGCAGGCGGATCGACGGCGAGCCACCGAGCTTGTTCGGCACATGGTCGCGGCACCACTCGGTTACGTCGACGCCACGGTGATCGCGATGGCGGAGCGCCTCCACATCACCGATGTGGCCACGACCGATCTGAAGTTCGTCGGCATGGCTCAGGGCATCACCAAAATCAGACCCCTCGCCTGGCCGTTCCACGAACTGCCCTGAGAGCCTGCTGACTAATGGTTTGGTTGCCTGATGCAGGGGTCCGATTGTCTTGAGCGAATGGCGCCTTATTTGCTCACTTGGTGAGCGATGTCGGCGTAGGTGGGCGGTCAGGCCTCTCGCTGTCAGGATGGTCGAGCCACGTACGCTTGCTTGGCATCGGCAGAGAACCCGCAGGCGCGGTAGAAGGCGTGGGTCGCAGGTCTGCGAGAGCCTGTCATCAGCATCGCTTTGTAGCAACCCGCGTCCCATGCGGCCTGGAGGGTGCCGGCCATGATCTGCTTGCCCAGCCCGGTGCCTCGCCGTGATTCCTCGACGACGACGTTCTCGATGATGGCGTAGGGCGATGCCGATCGGGTGATGTTGGGGATCACGTTGAGGTAGGACGTCGCGACGATGACCCCGTCCAGTTCCAGCACGAAGAGATGTAGCGCGGGAGATTTCAGAATCTGCTGGAAGACCACCACATCGGAGCCGTCCTTCAGCTCCGGGTCATCAGGCTGCAGTTGCCGGTAGAGGCGGATGATGTGCTCGAAGTCGCCGAGCCGGCCTCGCGGAACATGCGTGGAGCATAGCCAACGCGCCGAGCCCTTCTCCTTGCCGGTGCCACCGCGCAGGCGAGCCGAGATGCGGAGGTGGCGCCTGCCAGGCTCGCTCCTCAACGACACCGAGTGCCCAAGTTGGCTGATCCCCTCTAGCTGCGACCGGGATCGGGGATGTCCGGGATAAGGTCATCATCGCCTGATGCGCCCGCGGACAGGAGCGGGCTCCTGATAGCTGAGATGTTGTCTACGCAACTCGGCGACCAGAAGCCCGTGGTTGTCTGTCTGCACCTCTACGTCCTTGAACGCCAGCGGTTACGCCTCACCGGAGTGCCGATGTCACGACCGGAAACCGGCCTATCCGTCGGATCTGACCGATGCCGAATGGGCGGTGCTGGAAGGCGAGGCGCGGGCGGTGATGGCCGAGCTGGTCGCAACCACCGGCAGGCCGATGGTGCATGACCTGCGCGCGACACTCGATGCGATCACCTATGTGACCAGGTACGGGGTCGAGTGGCGGGCCCTGCCGGTGGACTTCCCACCGCATGAGACGGTGTATGCATTCTTCCTGCGCTGGTCCCGGCGTGGGCTACCCCGAACGGCTCGCCATGCACCAGATGACCCGCCACCCGACCCGCGAACCAGCAGGTCAACCGCCCCATGGCCGCTGGGAAGACCCGCCGGCGCTGCCGACCTTGTCCAGTCCCGACCGGCGCGGCAAGGTCCTGGAACTCCTGGCCGCCCAGCCCTGGAAGGCCTGGAAAGGGGCAGAGCCGGGCGGCCGCCGGGCGAGGGGCGCCTCCGGCGCGTAAGCCCTCAGGCCGGATCCCGCAGCCAAAGCGCCGACACTTGGTCAGCGATCTCCGAGCTTCCTACACATGGCATAGCCGCGTCGCTCTCCGAGGCAGGCAGAAAGGCGCAATCGGGGTGTGCTATGCAGCCCTGGTCCAGCACGCCTTCGGCCATCGCCGCCTACTGCGTCAGGTCTCAGCTGAACTCCGCACGAGCGCACCGCGATGCCGCGACAGTGCGCCAACCTGACGCGGGGGGCCGGCCGGGGTGAAGCGGCAGGCGCGGGTGAGAGCCGGACTCAATCGGAGGCCATCCGTCGGGCAGCGTCGTGGACAACGCTCTCGGCGACGCCGAGGACAGCGATCTCGCGGGCTCGGCGGACCGCCTGAGCGTCCTCTTCGGTCGCG
This DNA window, taken from Streptosporangium album, encodes the following:
- a CDS encoding type II toxin-antitoxin system VapC family toxin, with translation MKKLLCDSGPLIATSDRRDTHHSRCVQMLGSWPGSLVIPEPVLGETCNFLRNNIRRGAFLEATLLEQLTAGDYEIVNPTQADRRRATELVRHMVAAPLGYVDATVIAMAERLHITDVATTDLKFVGMAQGITKIRPLAWPFHELP
- a CDS encoding MFS transporter codes for the protein MSAGARQGGTSTGQGEQGADPRRWKALTVCLVAGFMTLLDVSIVNVALPAIRTGLHAPQSDLQWVVSGYALTFGLVLVPAGRFGDMRGRRNVFVFGVALFTLASAAAGITQSSTWLVIARLVQGIAGGVINPQVSGLIQQLFRGSERGRAFGLLGATIGISTAVGPLLGGLLIHLGGDQDGWRLVFYVNVPIGVLAILPAYRYIPARGRERRRRQSVDPVGVLLLAVGVVLVLLPFVEGQQWQGQGKWLLPAAGIAVLAGFVAWERRYGRRSDPVVNLSLFGRRSYAFGALIAALYFAGFTAIFFILTLYLQEGLGYPPLEAGLASTPFAAGSVAASVLGGRLVTRFGRPMVAAGLVTVAVGLAVTELAVRLVPGQHVAWAIALPLLVTGLGSGLVISPNQTLTLSEVPVAEAGTAGGVLQTGQRLGAAMGIAAIGSVFFGTVASSHGDDALAFRHALLVTIGFVLAALAVALADVAAARRGAVAAR
- a CDS encoding GNAT family N-acetyltransferase; the protein is MRSEPGRRHLRISARLRGGTGKEKGSARWLCSTHVPRGRLGDFEHIIRLYRQLQPDDPELKDGSDVVVFQQILKSPALHLFVLELDGVIVATSYLNVIPNITRSASPYAIIENVVVEESRRGTGLGKQIMAGTLQAAWDAGCYKAMLMTGSRRPATHAFYRACGFSADAKQAYVARPS